From a single Cloacibacillus sp. genomic region:
- a CDS encoding methyltransferase domain-containing protein codes for MKKILDACCGSKMFWFDKFAPDVVYMDNRSLSTQLCDGRTLIIAPDVIGDFRDMPFKDSSFSVVVFDPPHLIRAGAKSYLALKYGILGNDWREDLRKGFSECFRVLKPEGILIFKWSEIQIPVKNVLCLAGQKPLIREQKSKRHWIVFMKEECNKSVYDEYEYQAYDPYGDLYEGSL; via the coding sequence ATGAAGAAAATTCTTGACGCCTGCTGTGGCTCGAAGATGTTTTGGTTCGACAAATTCGCCCCTGACGTAGTGTATATGGATAATCGTAGTCTTAGTACACAACTCTGCGATGGCCGCACGCTGATAATTGCTCCTGATGTGATTGGGGATTTTCGCGATATGCCGTTCAAAGACAGTTCTTTTTCTGTTGTTGTATTTGACCCTCCTCACCTTATACGCGCCGGTGCAAAATCCTATCTGGCGCTGAAATACGGCATATTAGGCAACGACTGGCGCGAGGATTTGCGCAAAGGCTTTTCTGAGTGTTTCAGAGTTCTAAAGCCTGAAGGGATACTAATTTTCAAATGGAGTGAGATTCAGATTCCGGTAAAAAACGTTCTTTGTTTAGCCGGACAAAAACCGCTTATCCGGGAGCAGAAAAGTAAGCGGCATTGGATAGTGTTTATGAAGGAGGAATGTAATAAAAGTGTTTATGATGAATATGAGTATCAAGCATACGACCCTTATGGAGATCTTTATGAAGGGAGTTTATAA
- a CDS encoding Lar family restriction alleviation protein, which yields MRKYQLTEKTLEQLKLLLEGFTDAPRSIADSINDEIVAEGGEPFADFDIGSQEAYAELLRDFKFLIEDIEGQPATEDRPNKEIHDITKTLPVVAQRTKPKPCPFCGSDDIRIMIEGSLNYGARYVCKAWCWNCHAGFKFVEPSEKQAQQRAFEAWNRRTGDEENS from the coding sequence ATGCGCAAATACCAACTGACTGAAAAAACACTAGAACAGCTGAAACTATTGCTCGAAGGTTTCACCGACGCACCACGAAGTATAGCTGATTCAATAAACGATGAGATAGTAGCCGAAGGCGGCGAACCTTTTGCTGATTTCGATATTGGTTCTCAAGAGGCATACGCGGAACTGCTCCGCGATTTTAAGTTCCTAATTGAAGATATTGAAGGGCAGCCAGCCACTGAGGACAGACCGAACAAGGAAATCCATGATATAACAAAAACCTTGCCTGTTGTGGCACAACGTACTAAGCCCAAGCCCTGTCCGTTTTGTGGTTCAGATGATATACGTATCATGATAGAGGGTAGTTTAAATTATGGAGCTCGATATGTGTGTAAGGCATGGTGTTGGAATTGCCATGCTGGGTTTAAATTCGTTGAGCCATCCGAAAAGCAAGCACAACAGAGAGCCTTTGAGGCATGGAACAGGAGGACTGGGGATGAAGAAAATTCTTGA
- a CDS encoding helix-turn-helix transcriptional regulator: MAFRADLLLKWRKEHSLTQGRAGQMVGVCQTFWRSMETGAKQPSIDTLLLITKVTGIPLDELLENPTPPPPRREREEASQTAAANRPETKSAA, from the coding sequence ATGGCATTTAGAGCAGATTTGCTATTGAAATGGCGAAAGGAGCACAGCCTGACACAAGGTAGAGCCGGGCAGATGGTGGGCGTGTGTCAGACTTTCTGGCGCAGTATGGAGACAGGAGCCAAGCAGCCGTCAATCGATACGCTGTTGCTGATTACAAAAGTTACCGGTATTCCGCTTGATGAGCTGCTGGAAAACCCTACGCCGCCCCCGCCGCGCCGCGAGCGGGAAGAGGCGAGCCAAACCGCGGCAGCGAACCGACCAGAGACGAAATCAGCCGCATAA
- a CDS encoding helix-turn-helix domain-containing protein → MTSDITAERIKDSRTKIGLSGQSLAEAIGVTQTSISRYETGKKKPSFRTLKKISRTLNVSTDYLMGLSEESEPPAQNEDVMYTVKAPRMNTDQPDAPKITHGDIPTAAAEFRGRLKQEIYHMDADDLKITHDVLVSCIAMLDSLRDTEKQVKTA, encoded by the coding sequence ATGACGAGTGATATAACTGCCGAAAGAATCAAAGATTCTAGGACAAAAATTGGACTAAGCGGTCAATCTCTTGCAGAAGCAATTGGTGTCACACAAACATCTATTTCCAGATACGAGACCGGAAAAAAGAAACCTAGTTTTCGTACTCTAAAGAAGATTTCAAGGACATTAAATGTATCAACCGATTATTTAATGGGGTTATCGGAAGAATCAGAACCGCCGGCACAAAACGAAGATGTTATGTATACCGTCAAAGCTCCACGCATGAACACAGATCAGCCTGACGCGCCTAAAATTACGCATGGAGATATTCCTACCGCCGCCGCAGAATTTCGCGGAAGGCTTAAGCAAGAGATATACCACATGGATGCAGACGATCTAAAAATTACACATGATGTACTTGTCTCCTGCATAGCAATGTTGGATTCTTTGAGAGATACAGAAAAGCAAGTAAAAACAGCCTGA
- a CDS encoding DUF4041 domain-containing protein — MANVIALFILFGPAVIFLILFLVQRKKTKNLLSQSQSFQERIASLEKYDGILDIDKIIENKRHEAEQIKTTAQNDADEIIQKAKAEAEQMLEGSQEELNKVQEEKRTIIAQAKEKAAEVELRANATLQFSQKNAMDIMLSAQEKAKEIAGEAYTIKEHADQYKDIADAMLNKIEGYGNRYIIPGRILLDDLADEYGFDKAAQDYKNIKRQIDVMVENRTAATCDYVEPHRKATAVDFVVDAFNGKATVILSKIKKDNYGQLKQELHDAFILVNHNGKSFRDARITKAFLEQYYEALRFGTILYEMKEKDKEEQRAIRDQMRDEEKARREIERAMKDAAKQEEVIQSALAKAREKYAVANEEQKSKYESQLAELEAKLKEAEEKNQKALSMAQQTKSGHVYIISNVGSLGEDILKIGMTRRLEPLDRVKELGDASVPFAFDVHAMIWSQDAPSLENALHKHFALSRVNKINNRKEFYKATIASVKEEIETLGIKEIKWTLQSEAREYYDTIALEKQFDEDPAVQESWLVANTKDFDSSKIALLSSPDENSDDD; from the coding sequence GTGGCAAATGTCATAGCGCTGTTTATTCTTTTTGGGCCGGCAGTAATCTTCTTAATCCTTTTTTTAGTTCAAAGGAAAAAAACAAAGAATTTACTCAGCCAATCGCAATCTTTCCAAGAACGTATCGCTTCGCTTGAAAAATATGATGGCATCCTTGATATCGATAAGATAATAGAGAATAAACGGCATGAAGCAGAGCAAATAAAAACGACCGCTCAGAATGATGCTGACGAAATTATTCAGAAGGCTAAAGCGGAAGCTGAACAAATGCTGGAAGGATCACAGGAAGAGTTAAACAAAGTACAAGAAGAGAAAAGAACAATAATTGCTCAGGCGAAAGAAAAAGCCGCTGAAGTGGAGCTAAGAGCAAATGCCACGTTGCAATTTTCACAAAAGAATGCTATGGATATCATGCTAAGCGCGCAGGAGAAGGCAAAGGAAATTGCTGGAGAAGCCTACACTATCAAAGAACATGCCGACCAATATAAAGACATTGCAGATGCTATGCTCAATAAAATCGAGGGGTACGGAAATAGGTACATCATTCCTGGTAGGATCCTTTTGGATGACCTTGCCGATGAATATGGCTTTGATAAAGCTGCGCAGGATTACAAAAATATCAAAAGACAAATTGATGTCATGGTGGAAAACAGAACCGCTGCCACATGTGACTATGTTGAACCACACAGAAAAGCAACCGCTGTAGACTTTGTTGTGGATGCTTTTAATGGAAAAGCCACGGTCATTCTCAGTAAGATAAAAAAAGACAACTATGGACAGTTGAAGCAAGAACTGCATGACGCTTTCATTCTGGTTAATCACAATGGCAAATCTTTCAGAGATGCTCGAATAACCAAAGCATTTTTAGAACAATATTATGAGGCATTGAGATTTGGCACCATACTTTATGAAATGAAGGAAAAAGACAAAGAAGAGCAACGTGCAATTCGAGACCAGATGCGCGACGAGGAAAAGGCACGTCGTGAAATCGAAAGGGCTATGAAAGATGCGGCCAAGCAGGAAGAAGTTATTCAGTCTGCTCTCGCTAAGGCGCGCGAAAAATATGCCGTGGCTAATGAGGAGCAAAAAAGCAAATACGAATCTCAACTTGCAGAGCTAGAGGCTAAACTAAAAGAAGCTGAGGAGAAAAACCAGAAGGCTTTATCTATGGCTCAGCAAACGAAGAGCGGCCATGTTTATATTATTTCAAATGTGGGATCACTTGGTGAGGACATATTAAAGATTGGCATGACACGGCGCTTAGAACCTCTTGATAGAGTCAAAGAACTGGGGGACGCCAGCGTACCATTTGCGTTTGATGTCCACGCAATGATTTGGAGTCAAGACGCACCTTCACTTGAGAACGCGTTGCATAAGCATTTTGCATTGTCCAGGGTAAATAAAATAAATAACAGAAAGGAGTTTTATAAAGCTACTATTGCAAGTGTAAAGGAAGAAATTGAGACGCTAGGTATCAAGGAAATTAAATGGACTCTCCAGTCTGAGGCTAGAGAATATTATGATACTATTGCTCTTGAAAAACAATTTGATGAAGACCCAGCGGTACAGGAATCATGGCTGGTTGCAAACACGAAAGATTTTGACAGTTCGAAAATAGCGCTTTTATCAAGTCCCGATGAAAATTCGGATGATGACTAA
- a CDS encoding potassium channel family protein, whose amino-acid sequence MICNPQHSRLYNFFIMLLALGSVIIIVVDGHVSMPPEEQMLLQIADNVIWGIFIADYFIGLFLSANKSSYIKTHVLELIAILPFNAILKGLRVLRIFRVMQFARVLRIARMARIIAYFGRALGATNRFMTRHSFQYVLIITCGIVLLGSAMIIYFEKMDVEDALWWSFVTATTVGYGDISPRTVGGRIVASVLMLAGIGFIGVLTGNIASFFIAEDSTKSVKEEMVNVAIKKLEDFDSLTEEELTEVFNALVAIKKAH is encoded by the coding sequence ATGATATGTAACCCTCAGCACAGCCGTCTATATAACTTTTTTATAATGTTGCTGGCCCTAGGGTCAGTGATTATCATCGTGGTTGACGGCCATGTATCTATGCCGCCAGAAGAGCAGATGTTGCTTCAAATAGCAGATAACGTCATTTGGGGCATTTTTATCGCTGATTATTTCATAGGATTATTCCTGTCCGCGAATAAGAGCTCATACATAAAAACACACGTTCTAGAACTCATTGCCATTCTTCCTTTTAACGCCATTCTGAAAGGGCTTCGGGTTCTGCGAATTTTCAGGGTTATGCAGTTTGCGCGGGTGCTGCGCATCGCCAGAATGGCAAGAATAATAGCTTATTTCGGCAGAGCCCTGGGAGCTACGAACCGGTTTATGACACGGCACAGCTTCCAGTATGTGCTAATTATCACCTGCGGCATTGTTCTTCTGGGTTCGGCCATGATTATTTACTTTGAAAAAATGGACGTCGAAGATGCCCTATGGTGGTCGTTCGTGACGGCTACGACGGTAGGATACGGGGATATTTCGCCTCGTACCGTTGGAGGCAGAATAGTCGCTTCCGTCCTGATGCTGGCCGGAATAGGCTTTATCGGCGTATTGACCGGCAATATCGCATCTTTTTTTATAGCAGAAGACTCGACAAAATCGGTGAAAGAGGAGATGGTGAATGTCGCTATCAAAAAACTGGAAGATTTCGACAGCCTGACGGAAGAGGAACTTACGGAGGTATTTAATGCTCTTGTTGCAATTAAGAAAGCTCATTAG
- a CDS encoding tyrosine-type recombinase/integrase has protein sequence MKAKLTQTMIASLGVPDKRYSIRDTQIAGLTLRVGISGNKTFYLDYKINGARKWYLIGDAAFISLQEARRDAQAFLGILARGEDPLKVPEIEKTCGMIRDNYYEQWVMEHRKSGGETIKGLKRYFTAFDDKPVSELTLADMEIWRREMRETRHLKNATLNRSAGYLTSMLNWAVDKKIIAGNPLAELDHLKETDSKKAWRFLSKKEIVVLRSALDSRDKLVRNGTKKCIYDTPLSGDYPDPLTPMVMTALYSGIRWGSLITLRWSSLDLIHGSIYLEADDTKSEDMQSIPISGVLLPVLDKWKKELPSASGDLVFPAPKGGLFYNVNDAWYELLSDSGLGHLRWHDLRHTFASQLVIAGVPLNTVRELLGHKSIKTTLRYAHLAPQGLKSAVDILK, from the coding sequence ATGAAAGCCAAACTCACTCAGACAATGATAGCATCTTTAGGCGTCCCTGATAAGAGGTATTCTATCAGGGATACTCAGATAGCCGGACTTACCTTGCGAGTAGGCATCTCGGGCAACAAGACCTTCTACCTTGATTATAAAATCAACGGCGCACGCAAATGGTATCTTATCGGCGATGCTGCCTTTATCTCCCTCCAGGAAGCGCGCCGTGACGCTCAGGCCTTTCTCGGCATTCTTGCACGGGGAGAAGACCCTCTCAAAGTTCCAGAGATAGAAAAGACCTGCGGCATGATTCGGGATAACTATTACGAGCAATGGGTCATGGAACACCGGAAGAGCGGCGGAGAGACCATTAAAGGCCTGAAACGGTACTTCACAGCCTTTGACGACAAGCCCGTCTCAGAGCTCACGCTTGCCGACATGGAGATATGGCGGCGGGAGATGCGAGAAACGAGGCATTTAAAAAACGCCACGCTGAACAGATCTGCCGGATACTTGACTTCAATGCTCAACTGGGCCGTCGATAAGAAAATCATCGCGGGCAACCCGCTTGCAGAGTTAGATCACCTGAAAGAGACAGATTCTAAAAAGGCATGGCGGTTCTTGTCCAAAAAAGAGATCGTAGTCTTGAGGAGTGCGCTCGACTCCAGAGACAAGTTGGTACGCAATGGCACGAAAAAATGTATCTATGACACCCCCTTGTCCGGGGACTACCCCGATCCGCTTACCCCTATGGTAATGACAGCTTTATATTCCGGCATACGCTGGGGCTCCCTGATTACGCTGCGCTGGAGCAGCCTCGACCTGATACATGGCAGCATATACCTTGAGGCTGACGATACAAAGTCCGAGGATATGCAGAGCATCCCCATCAGCGGCGTACTGCTGCCGGTGCTGGACAAATGGAAAAAAGAGCTGCCATCAGCTTCGGGAGACCTGGTCTTCCCTGCTCCAAAAGGCGGCCTGTTCTACAACGTAAACGACGCATGGTATGAGCTGCTCTCCGATTCCGGCCTTGGTCATCTGCGCTGGCACGATCTCCGTCACACCTTCGCAAGCCAGCTCGTAATCGCCGGAGTACCGCTTAACACCGTTCGCGAGCTGCTGGGGCACAAAAGCATAAAAACAACCCTGCGATACGCGCATCTGGCGCCGCAGGGGTTGAAATCGGCTGTGGATATATTAAAATAA
- a CDS encoding Y-family DNA polymerase has product MLRDELSDRRIGLADCNNFFCSCERRICPELEGRPVVVLSGNDGCIISRSNEVKAMCVQMGAPFFKYRELLAYHGVAIRSANHRIYQGISSEVMAVIRSYTDCQEIYSIDESFFNLAIPTISDPFSYCEKLRQEIWRRCRIPISIGIAPTKTLAKLGTEYAKKHRETNGVLWMDKSRYKSAGFMSAFPCRDVWGIGPKMAESLSRAGISNVAQFAAREDTWIKDKYNMPGLYTAWELRGFSVNPVQNKRRPQQSIMVSRSFGEPITTFSGVLDALISFTVSAAAQMRRAGLSAGKMEVYVATNRFGNDYYAMGKDFVFHEPETLDGTFIKIATELLKQIYTDGRQYKKCGVILSNLSNVSLGRQTNLFADEACERRRAAMTVIDRLNNEGKRPVLKPAVLCERPDSEKNWKSKSEFKTDEKTLQNSPVEATRFQSHAEDF; this is encoded by the coding sequence ATGCTCAGGGATGAATTATCTGATCGCCGAATTGGATTGGCGGACTGCAATAATTTTTTCTGTTCTTGTGAGCGGCGGATCTGTCCGGAACTTGAAGGAAGGCCCGTTGTTGTGCTGAGCGGCAATGACGGCTGCATTATCTCACGTTCGAACGAGGTCAAGGCGATGTGTGTGCAGATGGGCGCTCCGTTTTTTAAATATAGAGAGCTGCTGGCCTATCACGGCGTCGCCATTCGTTCCGCAAACCACAGGATATATCAGGGCATCTCCTCCGAAGTGATGGCTGTTATCCGGAGCTACACAGACTGTCAGGAGATATATTCTATAGATGAATCTTTCTTTAATCTCGCCATCCCTACCATTTCAGATCCATTTTCCTATTGTGAAAAGCTGCGTCAGGAGATATGGCGGCGATGCCGCATTCCCATCTCGATAGGCATCGCTCCTACGAAAACTTTGGCGAAGCTTGGAACTGAGTACGCGAAGAAGCACCGTGAGACTAACGGCGTTCTTTGGATGGATAAGTCAAGATATAAAAGTGCCGGTTTCATGAGCGCCTTTCCCTGCCGCGACGTTTGGGGCATCGGCCCTAAGATGGCGGAGAGTCTGAGCCGCGCCGGTATCAGCAACGTGGCCCAGTTTGCGGCACGAGAGGACACGTGGATCAAGGATAAATATAATATGCCAGGGCTATATACGGCATGGGAGCTGCGCGGTTTCTCCGTAAACCCCGTTCAGAATAAGCGCAGGCCTCAGCAGAGCATTATGGTCTCGCGCTCTTTTGGAGAGCCGATAACTACCTTTTCCGGGGTGCTGGACGCCCTTATCTCGTTTACCGTCTCTGCCGCTGCGCAAATGCGGCGAGCCGGGCTTTCAGCCGGAAAAATGGAGGTGTATGTGGCGACAAATCGTTTTGGCAATGATTATTACGCAATGGGGAAGGACTTCGTCTTTCATGAACCGGAGACACTTGACGGAACGTTTATCAAAATCGCGACTGAGCTTCTGAAACAGATATATACGGACGGACGCCAATATAAAAAATGCGGCGTTATCCTCTCTAATCTGTCAAACGTATCTTTGGGTAGGCAGACGAATCTTTTCGCCGACGAAGCTTGTGAAAGGCGCAGGGCGGCCATGACCGTAATAGACCGTTTAAACAACGAGGGAAAGAGGCCCGTTCTGAAGCCCGCTGTGCTATGCGAAAGGCCGGATTCAGAAAAAAACTGGAAAAGCAAATCAGAGTTTAAGACAGACGAAAAAACATTGCAAAACTCGCCGGTGGAGGCGACGCGCTTTCAATCCCACGCCGAGGATTTCTGA
- a CDS encoding ribonuclease J codes for MADPEKKSVKNHKHKRKSANLTVCPLGGMGEIGKNLTVFGYGEEFIIVDCGLKFPEEDMLGIDFVIPDIEYLMENKAKIKGIFITHGHEDHIGALPFVLPRLNVPVYCTRLAGGLIENKMLDVKTGYTPDFRYVSQGDSVDAGCFHVQFIPVSHSIPDANALAIHTPAGVVVHTGDFKFDPTPIDGIRSDYSALARLGDEGVLLLMSDSTNIERPGSTPSEKTIETTFERLFRLYKDKRIVIATFASNLNRTRMIISTAARFNRKVVLVGRSMIANVDLAERLGYIDVPEGLVITPQEAENMPDNRVVVLTTGSQGEPFSGLVLMSRGTHRLVKLGPKDLIIISATPIPGNEKLVSQTVNRLFGCGAEVIYERDEKIHVSGHASRDELMMMLSLVRPKFFVPCHGEYRHLVRHAQLAREMGVPSKNIFILQNGDVLQFTGASKAEIIGRVQAGPVLIDGMVLGEFEGSILRERKEMAENGLVVASVVLDDEMRPVAPIQIQTRGSVYSADDGSTFRDLENAVKGAVSQFARTPGAKRETLPTEIRKRVREVFARTSRNYPTIIPLVTYI; via the coding sequence ATGGCAGATCCCGAAAAGAAGTCTGTAAAAAATCATAAACACAAAAGAAAGAGCGCTAATCTCACCGTGTGCCCGCTTGGCGGCATGGGCGAGATAGGCAAAAACTTAACTGTATTCGGCTATGGCGAGGAATTTATCATAGTGGACTGCGGCCTTAAGTTCCCGGAAGAGGATATGCTGGGAATTGATTTTGTAATTCCAGATATCGAATACCTTATGGAAAATAAGGCTAAGATAAAGGGTATATTCATTACCCACGGTCACGAAGACCACATAGGGGCGCTTCCGTTCGTGCTCCCGAGGCTCAATGTCCCCGTATACTGCACGCGGCTTGCAGGCGGCCTCATCGAAAACAAAATGCTTGACGTAAAAACTGGCTACACTCCTGATTTTCGCTATGTCTCCCAGGGGGACAGCGTGGACGCGGGATGCTTCCATGTCCAGTTTATTCCAGTCTCCCATTCCATTCCCGATGCAAACGCGCTTGCCATCCACACGCCGGCCGGCGTCGTCGTACACACCGGCGACTTTAAGTTCGACCCTACGCCGATAGACGGCATTCGTTCCGACTACAGCGCCCTTGCGAGGCTTGGCGACGAAGGCGTGCTTCTTTTGATGTCCGACTCTACGAACATCGAAAGGCCCGGCTCTACGCCGTCCGAGAAAACTATCGAAACGACCTTCGAGCGTCTATTCCGCCTTTACAAAGATAAAAGGATAGTCATCGCCACGTTCGCCAGTAATTTGAACCGTACGCGCATGATCATCTCAACCGCTGCGCGTTTCAACCGCAAAGTGGTGCTTGTCGGGCGCAGTATGATAGCGAACGTCGACTTGGCGGAGCGTCTTGGCTATATCGACGTCCCTGAAGGGCTTGTCATCACCCCTCAGGAAGCGGAGAATATGCCAGACAACCGCGTGGTGGTGCTCACGACGGGCAGCCAGGGCGAGCCGTTCTCAGGCCTCGTGCTTATGAGCCGCGGAACGCACCGCCTTGTGAAGCTCGGGCCGAAGGATCTAATAATCATTTCCGCTACGCCTATACCTGGCAATGAGAAACTTGTGAGCCAGACGGTCAACCGTCTCTTCGGATGCGGCGCGGAGGTCATCTACGAGCGTGACGAAAAAATACACGTATCGGGACACGCCTCACGCGACGAACTGATGATGATGCTGAGCCTCGTGCGCCCGAAGTTCTTTGTGCCGTGTCACGGCGAGTACAGGCATCTTGTGCGTCACGCGCAGCTTGCGCGTGAAATGGGCGTTCCGTCGAAGAATATTTTTATTCTCCAAAACGGCGACGTGCTGCAGTTCACAGGAGCCTCGAAGGCTGAAATAATCGGACGCGTTCAGGCGGGCCCCGTCCTCATCGACGGCATGGTGCTCGGTGAGTTTGAAGGCAGCATCCTGCGCGAACGCAAGGAGATGGCTGAAAACGGTCTTGTTGTCGCCTCCGTCGTCTTGGACGACGAGATGCGTCCTGTTGCGCCGATACAGATCCAAACGCGCGGCAGCGTCTATTCGGCGGATGACGGAAGCACCTTCCGCGATCTTGAAAACGCGGTAAAAGGAGCGGTAAGTCAGTTTGCGAGGACGCCGGGCGCAAAGAGGGAGACGCTTCCCACGGAGATACGCAAGCGGGTGAGGGAGGTATTCGCGCGTACGTCGCGCAATTATCCTACCATCATCCCACTTGTAACATATATTTAA
- a CDS encoding Na/Pi cotransporter family protein: protein MSVTSVLQVLAGVGILIYGIIIMGDSLQIIAGDRLRRLIGSLTGTPIKGLMVGTVVTSILQSSSATTVMVVSFVDVGFMNLTQAIGVILGANIGTTVTGQLIAFKITNFAYLCAVVGAAICILCHKKRHKQIGVGIIGFALLFIGMEMMQQPMSFLKTRPDLLMAFGNHPMLAFLAGLVITLIVQSSSATVGLTMAVAAQGVIPLHTAIIIILGDNIGTTITAVLASLGANRAAKQAAAAHVMIKVLGTVAIMMVLPAYTLLIAMTADNISRQVANAHTIFNIIIAFMFLPFVAQYAKFIRKIIPDDKNVVESGSLYLNPALITASSAAAVDAVRKEMIRLAQSALQMIVDCRILIIENKEKYSDEVGRYESNVNELTHEIVRYSTEVGQTGLSRDLSLLLNSCTNAVGDVERIGDHATNLVEMSQYLQDHKLTLSRMALEEGNEMFELVITALTKSIQALEEENIELAKEVIALEERIDYMEKTLRAQHIARLNAGGCTPGAGVIFIDILSNLERVGDHANNLAMVVFDIERLRHHDKAVKA, encoded by the coding sequence ATGTCTGTGACATCTGTTTTGCAGGTGCTTGCCGGAGTTGGAATTCTTATTTATGGAATCATCATCATGGGGGACTCTTTGCAGATAATTGCGGGAGACCGGCTCCGCAGGCTTATAGGTTCACTTACGGGGACCCCTATCAAGGGGCTGATGGTCGGCACGGTCGTTACGTCAATACTGCAAAGCAGCAGCGCTACCACGGTTATGGTCGTAAGCTTTGTAGACGTAGGGTTCATGAACCTTACGCAGGCTATAGGCGTCATACTTGGAGCCAATATCGGTACGACCGTAACCGGTCAGCTTATAGCCTTCAAGATAACAAATTTCGCCTATCTGTGCGCCGTGGTTGGGGCCGCTATCTGCATCCTCTGCCACAAAAAGCGCCATAAGCAGATAGGCGTCGGCATCATCGGCTTCGCGCTGCTATTTATAGGCATGGAGATGATGCAGCAGCCGATGTCGTTCCTAAAGACGCGCCCCGATCTTCTTATGGCCTTTGGGAACCATCCGATGCTCGCGTTCTTGGCGGGACTGGTCATTACATTGATAGTCCAGTCCAGTTCGGCTACGGTAGGCCTTACGATGGCGGTAGCGGCGCAGGGCGTCATTCCACTGCACACCGCTATCATCATCATACTTGGCGACAATATAGGCACGACGATAACGGCTGTGCTTGCCTCTCTTGGGGCAAACCGCGCGGCAAAGCAGGCGGCCGCGGCCCACGTCATGATAAAGGTGCTTGGCACCGTAGCTATAATGATGGTGCTGCCGGCCTATACGCTTCTTATTGCAATGACGGCCGATAATATCTCGCGCCAGGTGGCTAACGCGCATACCATCTTCAACATAATCATTGCCTTTATGTTCCTGCCGTTTGTCGCGCAGTACGCAAAGTTCATAAGGAAGATAATCCCGGACGACAAGAACGTCGTCGAATCAGGCTCGCTTTACCTTAACCCGGCGCTCATAACGGCATCTAGCGCGGCCGCGGTAGACGCCGTCCGTAAGGAAATGATCCGCCTGGCGCAGTCCGCCCTTCAGATGATCGTTGACTGCCGCATACTTATCATTGAAAATAAGGAAAAATATTCGGACGAAGTCGGCCGCTACGAATCGAACGTAAACGAGCTGACGCACGAGATAGTCCGCTATTCGACGGAAGTGGGGCAGACCGGGCTTTCACGCGACCTTTCGCTTTTGCTCAACTCCTGCACGAACGCCGTAGGAGACGTCGAACGCATAGGCGACCACGCCACAAATCTGGTGGAGATGTCGCAGTATCTTCAGGACCATAAGCTGACGCTGTCGCGTATGGCGCTTGAAGAGGGCAACGAGATGTTTGAGCTGGTGATCACCGCTCTTACAAAGAGCATTCAGGCTTTGGAAGAGGAGAACATAGAGCTTGCAAAAGAGGTGATTGCGCTTGAGGAACGTATAGATTACATGGAGAAGACACTGCGCGCACAGCACATAGCCAGGCTCAACGCGGGCGGCTGCACACCGGGCGCGGGCGTCATCTTCATTGACATTCTGAGCAATCTGGAACGAGTAGGAGACCATGCCAACAACTTGGCGATGGTGGTATTTGATATAGAACGTCTGCGTCATCACGACAAAGCAGTGAAAGCATGA